One window from the genome of Bacillus tianshenii encodes:
- a CDS encoding cation-translocating P-type ATPase: MKWYELDTASVEKAVHTNRKAGLSTKEAEQRLNKFGFNQLEEAKKTSAIALFLAQFQDFMVLVLIAATVISGLLGEYVDAAAILAIIILNAVLGFFQERRAEKSLDALKELSAPQTSVLRDGEWMKVSSQELVPGDVVKFSSGSRIGADVRIIQADGLEIEESALTGESVPSAKQTEIIQGTEIGLGDQANVAFMGTLVTRGSGVGIVVGTGMNTAMGQIAHLLQTAPIQTTPLQRKLAQLGKILIMCALGLTVLVVVLGIMQGHDMYKMFLAGVSLAVAAIPEGLPAIVTVALSLGVQRMIKQKAIVRRLSAVETLGCASVICSDKTGTMTQNKMTVTTIYASGKRWSVGGTGYEPTGGFFDGEKECSPHEERSLQQLLTFGLMVNHADIVEKDGEFVLDGDPTEGALTVAAMKAGLSRDALLEQYRIVQEFPFDSKRKMMSMIVEDTQGERYVITKGAPDVLLKQSEWALWNDRKQSMRPKVRRAFEGAVEEMASHALRTIAVGFRPLQKKESYTQEEVERQFILVGLFGMIDPPRPEVKDAIRECREAGIKTVMITGDHAITAQAVAKSLDLLPPNGRVMDGYELSQLSVEELEDVVDDVYVFARVSPEHKLKIVQALQQRGHIAAMTGDGVNDAPAIKAADIGIAMGTTGTDVAKEASALVLLDDNFATIKAAIKEGRNIYENIRKFIRYLLASNVGEILVMLFAMMMHLPLPLVPIQILWVNLVTDGLPAMALGMDKPEGDVMQRRPRHPKEGVFARGLGWKILSRGFLIGLVTLLVFILVYRGGENELIYAQTAAFATLVMAQLIHVFDCRSDHSVYHRNPFGNLYLVFAVISSVLLMLCVIYYPPLQPIFKTVPLHGRDWMLILALAGIPTFVFAKGLFQRKNAGS, from the coding sequence ATGAAATGGTATGAACTTGACACAGCGTCAGTTGAAAAAGCGGTCCATACGAATCGAAAGGCAGGTCTTTCAACGAAAGAAGCTGAGCAAAGGCTTAATAAGTTTGGATTTAATCAGCTTGAAGAAGCAAAGAAAACATCTGCCATTGCTCTTTTTCTTGCACAATTTCAAGACTTCATGGTTCTTGTCTTAATTGCAGCAACTGTCATTTCAGGGCTGCTTGGTGAGTACGTCGATGCAGCAGCAATTCTGGCGATTATTATTTTGAATGCTGTTCTCGGCTTTTTTCAAGAACGTCGTGCAGAAAAGTCACTTGATGCGTTAAAAGAGTTATCAGCACCACAAACAAGTGTACTCCGTGATGGGGAATGGATGAAAGTGTCCTCACAGGAGCTTGTGCCAGGGGATGTGGTGAAGTTTTCAAGCGGCAGCCGGATTGGCGCTGATGTTCGTATTATTCAAGCAGATGGCTTGGAAATTGAAGAATCTGCGTTAACTGGTGAGTCCGTACCGTCTGCTAAGCAGACAGAAATAATTCAAGGTACTGAGATTGGCTTAGGCGACCAGGCGAATGTGGCGTTTATGGGAACGCTTGTAACACGAGGAAGTGGTGTCGGTATCGTTGTTGGAACAGGCATGAACACAGCGATGGGGCAAATCGCCCACCTACTGCAAACAGCACCTATTCAAACGACGCCGCTTCAACGCAAGCTCGCACAGCTTGGGAAAATTTTAATTATGTGTGCGTTAGGGTTAACCGTCCTCGTTGTCGTGCTTGGAATTATGCAAGGTCATGATATGTATAAAATGTTCTTAGCTGGTGTGTCGCTTGCGGTGGCGGCAATCCCAGAAGGTTTGCCGGCGATTGTAACAGTTGCCTTATCACTTGGCGTTCAACGAATGATTAAGCAAAAAGCGATTGTACGCAGGCTCTCAGCTGTTGAAACACTAGGCTGTGCATCTGTAATTTGTTCAGATAAGACAGGAACGATGACCCAAAATAAAATGACGGTGACAACGATTTATGCATCAGGTAAACGCTGGAGTGTCGGTGGTACAGGTTATGAACCGACAGGAGGCTTTTTTGATGGGGAAAAAGAATGTTCACCGCATGAAGAACGTTCGTTACAACAGCTTCTTACGTTTGGCTTAATGGTCAATCATGCAGACATCGTTGAAAAAGACGGGGAGTTTGTTCTAGACGGCGACCCAACAGAAGGGGCTTTGACGGTCGCAGCTATGAAAGCAGGCTTAAGCCGTGATGCCTTACTCGAACAATACCGCATCGTACAGGAGTTTCCATTTGATTCAAAACGAAAAATGATGAGTATGATTGTAGAAGATACACAAGGTGAGCGGTATGTGATTACAAAAGGGGCACCAGATGTTCTATTAAAGCAAAGTGAATGGGCGCTATGGAACGACCGAAAACAGTCCATGCGACCAAAAGTACGCCGGGCGTTTGAAGGTGCCGTTGAAGAAATGGCAAGTCATGCGTTACGCACGATTGCCGTTGGGTTCCGACCGCTTCAAAAGAAAGAATCCTATACTCAAGAAGAAGTGGAGCGGCAATTTATTCTTGTCGGGTTGTTTGGAATGATCGACCCGCCGCGCCCTGAAGTAAAGGATGCGATTCGTGAATGCCGTGAAGCGGGAATTAAGACGGTTATGATTACAGGTGACCATGCCATTACAGCCCAAGCCGTTGCGAAATCCTTAGATTTACTGCCGCCAAATGGCCGTGTGATGGATGGCTATGAGCTCTCTCAATTAAGTGTAGAAGAGTTAGAGGATGTTGTGGATGATGTGTATGTGTTCGCCCGTGTGTCACCCGAACATAAGCTGAAAATTGTGCAAGCCCTTCAGCAAAGAGGCCATATTGCTGCTATGACAGGTGATGGGGTCAATGATGCTCCTGCCATTAAAGCAGCTGATATTGGAATTGCGATGGGCACCACTGGAACAGATGTTGCAAAAGAAGCATCAGCCCTTGTTCTGCTTGATGATAACTTTGCAACAATTAAAGCCGCTATTAAAGAAGGGCGCAATATCTATGAAAATATCCGTAAGTTCATTCGTTATTTACTGGCTTCAAATGTCGGGGAAATACTAGTAATGCTGTTTGCGATGATGATGCATTTACCGCTGCCACTCGTACCGATTCAAATTCTTTGGGTTAACCTAGTAACAGACGGTCTGCCAGCGATGGCGCTTGGGATGGATAAGCCTGAAGGAGATGTGATGCAGCGCAGGCCTCGTCATCCGAAAGAAGGGGTATTCGCACGTGGGTTAGGCTGGAAAATATTAAGTCGCGGTTTCTTAATCGGCTTAGTTACGTTGCTTGTCTTTATCCTTGTCTACCGCGGTGGAGAAAACGAGCTTATCTATGCGCAGACAGCCGCATTTGCAACACTTGTAATGGCCCAGTTAATTCATGTGTTCGACTGTCGGAGTGATCATTCTGTCTATCATCGCAATCCATTCGGTAATCTTTATCTCGTCTTTGCGGTTATTTCGTCTGTCCTGTTAATGCTTTGTGTCATCTATTATCCACCGCTGCAGCCGATTTTTAAGACCGTGCCGCTTCACGGGCGTGATTGGATGCTTATCTTAGCACTTGCTGGTATTCCGACATTTGTCTTTGCGAAAGGATTGTTTCAAAGGAAAAACGCTGGATCATAA
- a CDS encoding YicC/YloC family endoribonuclease has protein sequence MIVSMTGYGRHKTQTEKLTVTVEMKSVNHRFCEISVRMPRQFMMFEDKMKRIVKEYVQRGRVDIFVTIEGEGVTTKDLEVDWQLADQFHAALIEAQKKYNLSGEIAIDRFISFPDLFVVNEKEEGIEELEEPFLEATRQAVEGLAAMRKREGESLAEDMNSRLKTIDSIVCELFTYAEQVESKYREKLLKKVEDFLAGTIEMDEGRILTEVAIFADKADIAEELTRLKSHLHQFRTTFSTDGSVGRKLDFLCQEMNREMNTIGAKANDVAISQQVVEMKSTLEKIKEQVQNIE, from the coding sequence ATGATTGTAAGTATGACAGGTTATGGAAGACATAAAACCCAAACTGAAAAACTAACCGTGACGGTGGAAATGAAATCAGTTAACCATCGTTTTTGTGAAATATCAGTCCGTATGCCGCGGCAGTTTATGATGTTTGAAGACAAGATGAAACGTATTGTAAAAGAATACGTGCAACGTGGCAGGGTTGATATTTTTGTGACAATCGAAGGTGAAGGTGTCACCACAAAGGATCTTGAAGTGGACTGGCAGCTTGCCGATCAGTTCCACGCTGCGTTAATTGAAGCGCAGAAAAAATATAATCTTTCCGGCGAAATCGCAATCGACCGCTTCATTAGTTTTCCAGATTTGTTCGTTGTCAATGAAAAGGAAGAAGGCATTGAAGAACTGGAAGAGCCTTTTTTAGAGGCGACCCGCCAGGCTGTTGAAGGATTAGCAGCTATGCGCAAAAGGGAAGGCGAATCACTTGCCGAAGATATGAATAGCCGATTGAAAACAATTGATTCAATCGTATGCGAGCTTTTTACATATGCTGAGCAGGTCGAAAGTAAATATCGCGAAAAGCTGCTCAAAAAAGTCGAGGATTTCCTCGCAGGAACAATTGAGATGGACGAAGGTCGCATATTAACAGAGGTGGCGATCTTTGCTGATAAAGCAGACATAGCAGAAGAATTGACGAGGCTTAAGAGTCATCTTCATCAATTCCGTACGACATTTTCCACAGACGGTTCTGTCGGCAGGAAACTAGACTTCCTCTGTCAGGAAATGAACCGAGAAATGAATACAATTGGCGCAAAAGCAAACGATGTTGCGATTAGTCAGCAAGTTGTTGAGATGAAGAGTACGCTTGAGAAGATTAAAGAACAAGTGCAAAACATTGAATAG
- a CDS encoding DUF370 domain-containing protein, with amino-acid sequence MAIKLVNIGFGNIVSANRIISIVSPESAPIKRIITEARDRNMLIDATYGRRTRAVIIADSDHVILSAVQPETVAQRLVNKEEISEEG; translated from the coding sequence ATGGCGATTAAATTAGTAAACATTGGGTTTGGCAACATTGTTTCAGCAAATCGCATCATTTCCATTGTCAGCCCAGAATCCGCTCCAATTAAACGAATTATTACGGAAGCACGCGACCGAAATATGCTGATTGACGCAACATACGGAAGAAGAACACGCGCTGTTATTATTGCAGATAGTGACCATGTCATTCTCTCAGCTGTTCAGCCTGAAACTGTCGCACAACGTCTAGTAAATAAAGAAGAGATTTCTGAAGAGGGGTAA
- the gmk gene encoding guanylate kinase yields the protein MKERGILYVLSGPSGVGKGTVRKALFENDTHLQYSISMTTRAPREGEVDGVDYFFKSRETFEQLIRENKLLEWAEYVGNYYGTPIDYVEETLERGQDVFLEIEVQGAMQVKNAFPEAVFIFLIPPSLEELKNRILGRGTETEDLVNNRLSAAKVEIEMMNAYDYVVVNDQIDRAVQRVQAIVQAEHCRRTRVEEQYRKLLEVE from the coding sequence ATTAAAGAAAGAGGGATTTTATATGTCCTTTCCGGGCCTTCTGGTGTTGGAAAAGGGACAGTCCGAAAAGCACTATTTGAAAATGATACACATCTTCAATATTCCATTTCGATGACAACAAGAGCGCCGCGAGAAGGAGAAGTGGATGGTGTTGATTATTTCTTCAAATCCCGCGAAACATTTGAACAACTGATTCGTGAAAATAAATTGCTTGAATGGGCCGAATATGTAGGGAACTACTACGGTACGCCAATCGATTACGTAGAGGAAACGTTAGAGAGAGGTCAGGATGTTTTCCTTGAGATTGAAGTACAAGGTGCAATGCAAGTAAAGAATGCTTTTCCTGAAGCGGTCTTTATTTTCTTAATTCCACCTAGTCTTGAAGAGTTGAAAAACCGCATTCTTGGCCGCGGCACAGAAACAGAAGATCTAGTAAATAATCGTTTATCTGCTGCAAAGGTTGAAATTGAGATGATGAATGCATATGATTATGTAGTAGTAAACGACCAAATCGACAGAGCCGTTCAGCGTGTGCAAGCCATTGTGCAAGCAGAACATTGCCGTCGTACACGCGTAGAAGAACAATATCGCAAATTGCTGGAGGTAGAATAA
- the rpoZ gene encoding DNA-directed RNA polymerase subunit omega gives MLNPSIDELMNKINSKYTLVTVSARRAREIQNEGSKPMISKTISQKSVGVALEEIDQGMLFYHRDKDDE, from the coding sequence ATGTTAAACCCTTCTATTGACGAACTGATGAATAAAATTAATTCTAAGTATACGCTTGTCACAGTTTCTGCAAGGCGTGCTCGTGAAATTCAAAACGAAGGAAGCAAGCCGATGATAAGTAAAACAATTTCGCAAAAAAGTGTTGGTGTAGCACTAGAAGAAATCGACCAAGGCATGCTTTTTTACCACAGAGACAAAGACGATGAATAA
- the priA gene encoding primosomal protein N' yields MKIAKVIVDVASNQTDRAFDYLIPAQWEQAAKPGMRVIVSFGPRKLQGFIVAVTDQTDVKKLKEVETFLDVTPVLNEELLQMGFWLAEETLCFRISAFQAMLPAAMKSKYEKIVTLTDGTDVERIPEPLKRFFHQRREVSWKEIERQNGSVGSVQQAVRDGLLEIVYQTKAHTRKKTVRMIVPSSIDELQKVKETLSNQAKKQIQVVDYFLNNHEPIQMQDLLKTLQTTDSPVKSLIEKGVLFEKQQEVYRDPYDKRHFKKTEPLALTAQQQQALDPLLKTINEEKHDAFLMYGVTGSGKTEVYLQSIEAVLQQGKEAIVLVPEISLTPMMVERFKGRFGNDVAVLHSALSAGEKYDEWRKILRKEVKVAVGARSAIFAPFENLGIIIIDEEHESSYKQEENPRYHARDAAIYRGKYHHCPVVLGSATPSLESFARAKKGVYQLLPLSERIHAKAMPAVDIVDMREELHKGNRSMFSTLLFEQLQKRLERGEQSVIFLNRRGFSTFVICRDCGYVVECPHCDISMTYHKRGHQLKCHYCSYEMPMPNSCPECGSEHIRFFGTGTQKVEEELTKVLPEARVIRMDVDTTRKKGAHEKLLTAFGNKQADILLGTQMIAKGLDFPNVTLVGVLAADAMLHIPDFRSSEKTFQLITQVSGRAGRHELPGEVVIQTYTPEHYSVTSAAEHDYETFYQQEMMLRKRAQYPPFYFITLITVSHPEVTKAAGVTEKITAYVKQQLSEQAVVLGPVASAIARVKDRYRYQCMIKYKSEPQLLEALHTVMETYKQEMNRTDLHISIDMNPYVMM; encoded by the coding sequence ATGAAAATCGCGAAGGTAATCGTTGATGTTGCATCAAATCAAACAGACCGAGCATTTGATTATTTAATCCCAGCCCAATGGGAGCAAGCAGCAAAGCCGGGGATGCGTGTGATCGTTTCCTTTGGCCCGCGTAAGCTGCAAGGCTTCATTGTGGCAGTTACAGACCAAACAGATGTGAAGAAGCTTAAAGAGGTTGAAACATTTCTCGACGTCACACCTGTTCTGAATGAAGAGCTCCTACAAATGGGTTTCTGGCTTGCTGAAGAAACCCTTTGTTTTCGTATTTCTGCTTTTCAAGCCATGCTCCCTGCAGCAATGAAATCAAAATATGAAAAAATTGTCACGCTCACTGACGGAACAGATGTTGAAAGGATACCAGAGCCACTCAAGCGATTTTTTCATCAACGACGTGAAGTGAGTTGGAAGGAAATTGAAAGGCAGAATGGTTCAGTAGGCAGTGTGCAGCAAGCGGTTCGAGATGGTTTGCTTGAAATTGTCTATCAAACAAAAGCACATACGCGAAAGAAAACAGTTCGCATGATTGTACCGTCTTCTATTGACGAACTTCAAAAGGTAAAGGAAACTCTTTCAAATCAAGCGAAAAAGCAAATTCAAGTAGTAGATTACTTTTTAAACAACCATGAACCGATTCAAATGCAAGATTTATTAAAAACACTTCAGACAACAGATTCACCAGTGAAATCGTTAATTGAAAAAGGAGTCTTATTCGAGAAGCAACAGGAAGTTTATCGTGATCCGTATGATAAACGGCACTTCAAGAAAACAGAACCACTTGCCTTAACAGCTCAACAGCAGCAGGCATTAGACCCGCTCCTGAAAACGATTAACGAAGAGAAGCATGATGCCTTTTTGATGTATGGTGTGACGGGAAGCGGAAAAACAGAGGTCTATCTCCAATCCATTGAAGCAGTCCTTCAGCAAGGAAAAGAAGCGATTGTTCTCGTTCCTGAAATTTCACTTACCCCAATGATGGTAGAGCGGTTCAAAGGGCGGTTCGGCAACGATGTGGCGGTTCTTCACAGCGCGCTTTCAGCAGGGGAAAAATATGATGAATGGCGCAAGATTTTGCGTAAAGAAGTGAAAGTAGCGGTTGGCGCACGCTCAGCGATCTTTGCCCCGTTTGAAAACTTAGGGATTATTATTATTGATGAAGAGCATGAATCAAGCTATAAGCAAGAAGAAAATCCGCGTTATCATGCAAGGGATGCTGCTATCTATCGAGGAAAGTATCATCATTGCCCAGTAGTTCTCGGCAGTGCAACACCATCACTAGAATCCTTTGCACGTGCGAAAAAGGGAGTCTATCAATTACTGCCGCTTAGTGAGCGCATTCACGCGAAAGCGATGCCAGCTGTTGACATTGTCGATATGCGTGAGGAACTTCACAAAGGGAATCGTTCGATGTTTTCAACGCTGTTGTTTGAACAGCTGCAAAAGCGGCTGGAACGTGGAGAGCAGTCCGTGATTTTCTTAAATCGCAGAGGCTTTTCCACATTTGTCATTTGCCGTGATTGCGGTTATGTCGTTGAGTGTCCGCACTGTGATATTTCGATGACCTATCATAAGCGTGGTCATCAGTTAAAGTGTCATTATTGCTCATATGAAATGCCGATGCCAAACAGCTGCCCTGAATGCGGCAGTGAACATATTCGTTTCTTCGGAACAGGTACGCAGAAGGTGGAGGAAGAGTTAACGAAAGTACTTCCAGAAGCACGTGTGATTCGAATGGATGTCGATACAACGAGAAAGAAAGGTGCGCATGAAAAGCTGTTGACAGCGTTTGGGAATAAGCAGGCTGATATTTTACTTGGCACCCAAATGATTGCAAAAGGACTTGATTTTCCAAATGTTACACTTGTCGGCGTATTAGCAGCAGATGCGATGCTTCATATTCCTGACTTTCGTTCGTCAGAAAAAACCTTTCAGCTTATTACCCAAGTCAGCGGACGAGCAGGGCGGCATGAGTTGCCTGGTGAAGTCGTCATCCAAACGTATACGCCTGAACATTATAGTGTTACCTCTGCTGCTGAGCATGATTATGAAACCTTCTATCAGCAAGAAATGATGCTTCGAAAGCGTGCTCAATATCCGCCGTTTTACTTCATTACATTAATAACCGTCTCACATCCAGAAGTGACAAAAGCAGCAGGTGTGACAGAGAAGATTACAGCTTATGTGAAACAGCAGCTTTCCGAACAAGCGGTTGTTCTCGGCCCTGTTGCTTCAGCGATTGCAAGGGTGAAGGATAGATATCGTTATCAATGCATGATAAAATACAAAAGCGAACCACAACTGCTTGAAGCATTGCATACTGTAATGGAAACGTACAAGCAGGAGATGAACAGGACTGATTTGCATATTTCAATTGATATGAATCCGTATGTCATGATGTAG
- the fmt gene encoding methionyl-tRNA formyltransferase, giving the protein MTKIVFMGTPDFAVPVLQKIIEDGYEVAAVVTQPDRPKGRKRVMTPPPVKVEAEKHHIPVLQPEKIREASELQQVLDYEPDLIVTAAFGQILPKELLEAPKFGCINVHASLLPKLRGGAPIHYAILEGHEKSGVTIMYMVEKLDAGDMLSQVEVPITETDDVGSLHDKLSEAGSALLSETIPLLLENKLEPKPQNEADVTFAWNIKREQEKIDWTNQGETIYNHVRGLRPWPAAFTTLEGKVMKVWGAEKAHASKEAAPGEIVQLEEDGFIVATGNETAIKVTELQPAGKKRMSAKDYLRGAGSHLEVGMKLGDDNEK; this is encoded by the coding sequence ATGACGAAGATTGTTTTTATGGGAACACCTGACTTTGCTGTACCTGTACTGCAAAAAATCATTGAAGACGGCTATGAGGTCGCTGCCGTTGTCACACAGCCTGACCGCCCGAAAGGACGAAAGCGTGTGATGACGCCTCCTCCTGTGAAAGTCGAGGCAGAAAAACATCACATACCTGTTCTGCAGCCTGAGAAAATTCGTGAAGCAAGCGAATTACAACAAGTGCTTGATTATGAACCTGACTTAATTGTTACGGCGGCATTCGGTCAAATTTTACCGAAAGAGCTGCTGGAAGCGCCGAAGTTTGGCTGTATTAACGTTCACGCTTCACTGCTTCCGAAGCTGCGTGGCGGGGCGCCGATTCACTATGCGATCCTTGAAGGACATGAGAAATCAGGCGTTACGATTATGTATATGGTTGAAAAGCTTGACGCGGGTGATATGCTGTCACAAGTGGAAGTACCGATTACGGAAACAGATGATGTCGGCAGCCTGCATGACAAACTAAGTGAAGCAGGGTCAGCCTTATTGAGTGAAACGATTCCACTTTTGCTTGAAAATAAGCTTGAACCAAAGCCGCAAAATGAAGCGGATGTTACATTTGCATGGAACATAAAACGTGAACAAGAAAAGATCGATTGGACAAACCAGGGTGAAACGATCTACAATCACGTGCGTGGCTTACGACCATGGCCTGCCGCTTTTACAACACTTGAAGGAAAAGTGATGAAGGTATGGGGAGCTGAAAAAGCCCATGCTTCAAAGGAAGCTGCACCAGGGGAGATCGTTCAATTAGAGGAAGATGGTTTCATTGTCGCAACAGGTAATGAAACAGCAATTAAGGTAACAGAACTTCAGCCAGCTGGCAAGAAGCGAATGAGCGCAAAAGATTATTTGCGTGGTGCAGGTTCTCACCTTGAAGTAGGAATGAAATTAGGAGATGACAATGAAAAATAA
- the rsmB gene encoding 16S rRNA (cytosine(967)-C(5))-methyltransferase RsmB produces MKNNVRNVSLEILEKIEKNQSYSNLLLNQAIEKSGLDSKDAPLLTEIVYGTIQRKLTLDYYLKPFVKKANKVQSWVRNLLRLSVYQMVYLDRIPDRAVIHEAVEIAKKRGHKGISGMVNGVLRSIQRNGVPSVEDILDPVERISVATSHPRWLVEKWVKQYGEETTRKMCERNLEAPLNTARVNVQKAKVEEVLDMLKDEGIEAEKGKLSEDAIVVKAGSIAKTSLFKEGIVSIQDESSMLVARALDIAPGQTVLDACAAPGGKTTHIAERLQGEGRVLSVDLHEHKVKLIAQQAARLGLENVDAMQADSRHLDEKLAGETFDRVLVDAPCSGFGVMRRKPDIKYSKTGEDVCRLAEIQQSILRAASQLVKPGGLLVYSTCTIDTEENDNVVDAFLQQNDNFERDVTLSERMPRMLQTKCGEGNVQIFPHEYDSDGFFIATLRKKV; encoded by the coding sequence ATGAAAAATAATGTACGGAATGTCAGCTTAGAGATTCTTGAAAAAATCGAAAAGAATCAAAGCTATAGCAACTTATTATTAAACCAAGCGATCGAAAAATCAGGGCTCGACAGCAAGGATGCCCCACTGCTTACCGAAATCGTCTACGGCACCATTCAACGGAAGCTTACGTTGGATTACTATTTAAAGCCTTTTGTAAAAAAAGCGAATAAAGTCCAATCATGGGTGCGCAATTTGCTGCGTTTGTCGGTCTATCAAATGGTCTATTTAGATCGAATTCCAGACCGTGCCGTCATTCATGAAGCAGTGGAAATTGCTAAAAAGCGCGGTCACAAAGGGATCTCCGGAATGGTGAATGGAGTATTACGAAGCATTCAGCGAAACGGTGTACCAAGCGTGGAAGACATACTAGACCCAGTCGAGCGAATCAGTGTTGCAACAAGTCATCCGCGCTGGCTCGTTGAAAAATGGGTGAAGCAATACGGTGAAGAAACAACGAGGAAGATGTGTGAGCGTAATTTAGAAGCACCGCTTAATACGGCTCGCGTGAATGTGCAAAAGGCAAAGGTTGAAGAAGTGCTGGACATGTTAAAGGATGAAGGTATCGAAGCTGAAAAAGGAAAGCTTTCAGAAGATGCAATCGTTGTGAAGGCTGGAAGCATCGCAAAAACAAGCCTTTTTAAAGAAGGGATTGTCAGCATTCAAGATGAAAGCTCCATGCTTGTGGCACGAGCACTTGATATAGCTCCAGGACAAACAGTGCTTGATGCATGTGCTGCACCAGGAGGAAAGACAACGCATATTGCCGAACGTCTACAAGGGGAAGGTAGAGTACTATCTGTCGACCTTCACGAGCATAAAGTCAAGCTGATTGCACAGCAGGCTGCACGCCTCGGCTTAGAAAATGTAGACGCGATGCAAGCAGACAGCCGTCATTTAGATGAAAAATTGGCTGGTGAAACGTTTGATCGTGTGTTAGTCGATGCGCCTTGCAGCGGCTTTGGGGTAATGCGTCGAAAGCCTGATATAAAATATTCAAAAACAGGCGAAGATGTTTGTAGACTTGCTGAAATCCAGCAGTCAATTTTACGTGCGGCTAGTCAACTTGTGAAGCCGGGTGGACTGCTCGTCTATAGTACGTGTACAATCGATACAGAAGAGAACGACAACGTCGTCGATGCATTTTTGCAGCAAAACGACAACTTTGAACGAGACGTTACACTTTCAGAACGGATGCCGCGTATGTTACAAACGAAATGCGGTGAAGGGAACGTACAAATTTTCCCGCATGAATATGATAGTGACGGCTTTTTCATTGCAACATTACGAAAGAAGGTGTAA
- the rlmN gene encoding 23S rRNA (adenine(2503)-C(2))-methyltransferase RlmN, with product MEQQLRSSKNDKQIEHKPSIYTLQFHEMQEKLKEWGEPKFRATQIFEWLYQKRVTSFEEMTNLSKGLRDRLSNEFEITTLKTIIQQTATDGTIKFLFEMKDGYSIETVLMRHDYGNSVCVTTQVGCRIGCNFCASTLGGLKRNLEAGEIVAQVVKVQQALDEMDERVSSVVIMGIGEPFDNYDSMMSFLRIINDDKGINIGARHITVSTSGIIPRIYDFANEGMQINFALSLHAPNSELRTRLMPINKAYKLPELMDSIRYYVDKTGRRVTFEYGLFGGVNDQAEHAEELADLIKDLKCHVNLIPVNYVPERDYVRTPREQIFEFERILKKRGINATIRREQGSDIDAACGQLRAKEREEETR from the coding sequence ATGGAACAACAGCTGCGCTCAAGCAAAAATGATAAGCAGATTGAACATAAACCCTCAATTTACACCCTGCAATTTCATGAAATGCAGGAGAAGTTAAAAGAATGGGGCGAACCAAAATTTCGTGCAACCCAGATCTTTGAATGGTTGTATCAAAAGCGTGTAACAAGCTTTGAGGAAATGACAAACTTATCAAAAGGATTACGCGACCGTTTGTCGAATGAGTTTGAGATTACGACGTTAAAAACAATTATTCAGCAGACCGCAACAGATGGTACGATTAAGTTTTTATTTGAAATGAAAGACGGTTATTCAATTGAAACGGTCCTCATGCGCCATGATTACGGCAACTCTGTTTGTGTCACAACACAAGTCGGCTGTCGGATCGGGTGTAACTTCTGTGCTTCAACACTTGGTGGTCTGAAGCGAAACTTAGAAGCTGGTGAGATTGTCGCACAAGTTGTCAAAGTACAGCAGGCATTAGATGAAATGGACGAGCGTGTCAGCTCAGTCGTTATTATGGGAATAGGTGAGCCATTTGATAACTATGACAGCATGATGTCTTTCCTACGAATCATTAACGACGACAAAGGAATTAATATTGGTGCACGCCATATTACCGTTTCCACAAGCGGGATTATTCCACGTATTTATGACTTTGCGAATGAAGGAATGCAAATTAACTTTGCCCTTTCTCTACATGCGCCTAACTCTGAACTACGTACACGTTTAATGCCAATTAACAAGGCGTATAAGCTGCCTGAATTAATGGATTCGATCCGTTATTACGTAGACAAAACTGGACGTCGTGTTACATTTGAATATGGATTGTTTGGCGGTGTAAATGACCAAGCAGAACATGCAGAAGAACTGGCAGATTTAATTAAAGATTTGAAATGTCACGTCAATTTAATTCCTGTTAACTATGTGCCTGAACGTGATTATGTCCGAACACCGCGTGAACAAATTTTTGAGTTTGAACGAATTCTCAAAAAGCGTGGTATTAATGCAACAATCAGACGTGAGCAAGGGTCTGACATTGATGCTGCGTGTGGGCAATTGCGCGCGAAGGAGCGCGAAGAAGAGACGAGGTGA